In Rhodocyclaceae bacterium, a single genomic region encodes these proteins:
- a CDS encoding DUF4089 domain-containing protein, with the protein MTDPKAVDWSAYVDIASAAIGLPIDASVRAGVVANLERMAQVAQVVDSVVLNDTDEAAGVFRP; encoded by the coding sequence ATGACCGATCCGAAAGCGGTCGACTGGTCCGCCTACGTCGACATCGCATCGGCCGCAATCGGCCTGCCGATCGACGCGTCGGTGCGCGCCGGGGTGGTGGCGAACCTGGAACGCATGGCGCAGGTGGCCCAGGTGGTCGACTCGGTCGTCCTGAACGATACCGACGAGGCTGCAGGGGTTTTCCGTCCGTGA
- the fumC gene encoding class II fumarate hydratase produces MSTDNATGFREEKDTMGIMRVPDAALWGAQTQRSLENFRISSEKMPIDQVHALAMVKKACAAVNAELGQLPAEKAQAIIAAADEVLAGTHDREFPLAVWQTGSGTQSNMNVNEVLANRASELMGGVRGESRKVHPNDDVNRGQSSNDVFPTAMSVAAVIALEKQLKPAVRRLRDTLSGKSQAFMTIVKIGRTHLQDATPLTLGQEFSGYVAQLDQCLKHVEQTLPHLCELALGGTAVGTGLNAHPKFATGVAAELSRLTGYPFVTAPNKFEAMGANDAIVFAHGALKTLAASMMKIANDVRWLSSGPRSGLGEIAIPENEPGSSIMPGKVNPTQSEAMTMLCCQVMGNDVAINIGGSMGNFELNVFKPMIIHNFLQSVRLLADGMVSFNDNCAVGIEPRLDVIDRLMRESLMLVTALNPHIGYDKAAYIAKKAHKEGTTLREAAVASGHLTGEQFDQWVKPEKMVGTLKS; encoded by the coding sequence ATGAGTACCGACAACGCCACCGGATTCCGGGAAGAGAAGGACACGATGGGCATCATGCGGGTGCCCGATGCGGCGCTATGGGGCGCGCAGACGCAGCGTTCGCTGGAGAACTTCCGCATCTCGTCGGAGAAGATGCCGATCGACCAGGTGCATGCGCTGGCGATGGTGAAGAAGGCCTGCGCGGCGGTGAACGCCGAACTCGGACAGCTGCCCGCTGAAAAGGCGCAGGCGATCATCGCCGCCGCCGATGAGGTGCTGGCCGGCACGCATGACCGTGAGTTCCCGCTCGCCGTGTGGCAGACCGGCTCCGGCACGCAGAGCAACATGAACGTGAACGAGGTGCTGGCCAATCGCGCCTCCGAACTGATGGGCGGCGTGCGCGGCGAATCGCGCAAGGTGCACCCGAACGACGACGTGAACCGGGGCCAGTCCTCGAATGACGTGTTCCCGACCGCGATGAGCGTGGCGGCGGTGATCGCGCTGGAGAAGCAGCTGAAGCCGGCGGTGCGCAGGCTGCGCGATACCCTGTCGGGCAAGTCGCAGGCCTTCATGACCATCGTGAAGATCGGCCGTACCCACCTGCAGGACGCGACGCCGCTGACGCTCGGCCAGGAGTTCTCCGGCTATGTCGCCCAGCTCGATCAGTGCCTGAAGCATGTCGAGCAGACCCTTCCGCACCTGTGCGAGCTCGCCCTCGGCGGCACCGCGGTGGGCACCGGGCTCAACGCGCATCCGAAGTTCGCCACCGGCGTCGCCGCCGAGTTGTCGCGGCTCACCGGCTACCCGTTCGTGACCGCACCGAACAAGTTCGAGGCGATGGGCGCCAATGACGCGATCGTCTTCGCGCACGGCGCGCTGAAGACGCTCGCGGCCTCGATGATGAAGATCGCCAACGACGTACGCTGGCTGTCGTCCGGCCCGCGCAGCGGACTGGGCGAGATCGCCATTCCCGAGAACGAGCCGGGCAGCTCGATCATGCCGGGCAAGGTCAACCCGACCCAGTCCGAGGCGATGACGATGCTCTGCTGCCAGGTGATGGGCAACGACGTCGCGATCAACATCGGTGGTTCGATGGGCAACTTCGAGCTGAACGTGTTCAAGCCGATGATCATCCACAATTTCCTGCAGAGCGTCCGGCTGCTCGCCGACGGCATGGTGAGCTTCAACGACAACTGCGCGGTCGGTATCGAGCCACGCCTCGACGTGATCGACCGGCTGATGCGCGAATCGCTGATGCTGGTGACCGCACTGAACCCGCATATCGGCTACGACAAGGCGGCCTACATCGCCAAGAAGGCGCACAAGGAAGGCACCACGCTGCGCGAAGCCGCGGTTGCCTCCGGGCACCTGACCGGCGAACAGTTCGACCAGTGGGTGAAGCCCGAGAAGATGGTCGGCACGCTGAAGTCCTGA
- a CDS encoding PQQ-dependent sugar dehydrogenase has translation MLAAALAATLPAPTSAQPADMQIVQGERGALRVNTLTAGLEFPWSLAFLPDGRMLVTERPGRLRVVGRDGVVDPRPVEGLPRVAVVGQGGLLDVALHPQFAANRWIYLSLASGDADGVGTEVVRGRLVEQSGRLVFEDVKSVFRMVPRSTRGQHFGSRLAFDAKGFLYITLGDRGEMQRAQRLDDHAGSVIRLHDDGRVPADNPFVKVAGARPEKFTLGNRNMQGAAIHPVTGELWTHEHGPQGGDEVNVMRAGRNYGWPIITYGVNYGIGTRIGEGTARAGMEQPLTRWTPSIAPSGMAFYAGSAFPAWRGNLLVGALRGQALHRLELDGEKVVHEERLLPGVARIRDVRVGPDGLIYLLTDERAGRLLRLEPASR, from the coding sequence ATGCTCGCCGCGGCACTCGCGGCGACGCTGCCTGCCCCGACATCGGCCCAGCCGGCAGATATGCAGATCGTGCAGGGCGAGCGCGGCGCGCTGCGGGTGAACACGCTCACCGCCGGGCTCGAGTTCCCGTGGAGCCTCGCCTTCCTGCCCGACGGGCGCATGCTGGTCACCGAACGGCCGGGCCGGCTGCGCGTGGTCGGCCGCGATGGCGTGGTCGATCCGCGTCCGGTCGAAGGGCTGCCGCGGGTAGCGGTGGTCGGACAGGGTGGGCTGCTGGACGTGGCGCTGCACCCGCAGTTCGCGGCCAATCGGTGGATCTACCTGTCGCTGGCGAGCGGCGATGCCGACGGCGTCGGCACTGAGGTGGTACGCGGTCGGCTGGTCGAACAGTCCGGTCGCCTGGTGTTCGAGGACGTGAAGAGCGTGTTCCGGATGGTGCCGCGGTCCACGCGCGGCCAGCACTTCGGCTCCAGGCTTGCGTTCGATGCAAAGGGCTTCCTGTACATCACGCTCGGCGACCGCGGTGAGATGCAGCGCGCGCAACGGCTGGACGATCACGCCGGATCGGTGATCCGGTTGCACGACGACGGCCGGGTGCCAGCCGACAATCCCTTCGTCAAGGTGGCTGGCGCCCGCCCGGAGAAGTTCACCCTGGGCAACCGGAACATGCAGGGTGCGGCCATCCATCCGGTGACCGGTGAACTGTGGACGCACGAGCACGGCCCGCAGGGCGGCGACGAAGTGAACGTGATGCGGGCAGGCCGCAACTACGGCTGGCCGATCATCACCTACGGAGTCAATTACGGCATCGGCACCCGGATCGGCGAAGGTACCGCCAGGGCCGGCATGGAGCAGCCGCTGACGCGCTGGACGCCGTCGATCGCCCCCTCGGGCATGGCCTTCTATGCGGGCAGCGCCTTCCCCGCATGGCGGGGAAACCTGCTGGTCGGCGCACTGCGCGGACAGGCGCTGCATCGCCTGGAACTCGACGGCGAGAAGGTCGTGCACGAGGAGCGACTGCTGCCGGGCGTGGCGCGCATCCGTGATGTGCGCGTCGGCCCGGACGGGCTGATCTACCTGCTCACCGACGAGCGCGCCGGCCGGCTGCTGCGACTCGAGCCCGCTTCACGCTGA
- a CDS encoding BolA family transcriptional regulator, which produces MVTPEQVKQYIEQGMPCEFVEVSGDGAHFEAVIVSTLFAGKSKVQQHQVVYKALGDRMREEIHALSMQTLTPEAWNARS; this is translated from the coding sequence ATGGTCACGCCGGAGCAGGTCAAGCAGTACATCGAGCAGGGCATGCCCTGCGAGTTCGTCGAGGTCAGCGGCGATGGTGCCCATTTCGAGGCGGTGATCGTCAGCACGTTGTTCGCCGGCAAGAGCAAGGTGCAACAGCACCAGGTGGTCTACAAGGCGCTCGGTGACCGCATGCGCGAAGAAATACACGCGCTGTCGATGCAGACGCTCACGCCCGAGGCGTGGAACGCCCGCAGCTGA
- a CDS encoding NADP-dependent malic enzyme — MPPDQEIRAAALDYHRFPRPGKISVTPTKGLTNQRDLALAYTPGVAAACELIAADPAEARNMTSRGNLVAVITNGTAVLGLGAIGPLAAKPVMEGKAVLFKKFAGIDVFDIEIDERDPQKLVDVIAALEPTFGGINLEDIKAPECFYVERKLRERMKIPVFHDDQHGTAIIVGAAILNGLKVVGKDIDKVRLVVSGAGAAALACLDLLVRMGLPRRNITVTDIEGVVYKGRTKLMDPDKDVYAIDTEARTLGEVIAGADVFLGVSAGNVLKAEMVKQMADRPLILALANPNPEIHPAEARAARPDAVIATGRSDYPNQVNNVLCFPFIFRGALDVGATSINEEMKIAAVRAIAELAQAEQSDIVAEAYGTDSSLSFGPDYLIPRPFDPRLILKIAPAVAKAAVASGVATRPLTDWDAYEQELKQFVYQSGFVMKPLFSAARHSPKRVVYAEGEEEKVLRAVQIVVDEKLARPILIGRPDVINTRIARLGLRIQEGRDFEMVNTESDPRYREYWQLYHQIMERDGVSVEYAKLEMRRRPTLIGATLVRQGEADAMLCGTVGIYQHHLRYIERMIGLKPGAKTFGGMNTLMLPKRTLFIADTYVNYDPTAEQLVEITTMAAEEVRRFGMVPKVALLSHSSFGSHDSPSSRKMREVLVRLREVAPGLEVEGEMHGDAAISEAIRSAQFPNSQLKGEANLLIMPSIDAANIAFNLLKQAAGDGITVGPILLGAARPAHVITPSATVRRIVNMTAVVVVDAAGKPALSL; from the coding sequence ATGCCGCCCGACCAGGAAATCCGCGCCGCTGCGCTCGACTACCATCGCTTTCCCCGCCCCGGGAAGATTTCGGTTACCCCGACCAAGGGCCTGACCAACCAGCGCGACCTCGCGCTCGCCTACACGCCCGGGGTCGCTGCCGCCTGCGAACTGATCGCGGCCGACCCTGCCGAGGCGCGCAACATGACCAGCCGCGGCAACCTGGTCGCCGTGATCACCAATGGCACTGCAGTGCTCGGGCTCGGGGCCATCGGCCCCCTGGCCGCGAAGCCGGTGATGGAAGGCAAGGCGGTCCTGTTCAAGAAGTTCGCGGGCATCGACGTGTTCGACATCGAGATCGACGAGCGCGACCCGCAGAAACTCGTCGATGTCATCGCCGCCCTCGAGCCGACCTTCGGTGGCATCAACCTCGAGGACATCAAGGCGCCGGAGTGTTTCTACGTCGAGCGCAAGCTGCGCGAACGGATGAAGATCCCGGTCTTCCACGACGACCAGCACGGAACCGCGATCATCGTCGGCGCGGCCATCCTGAACGGCCTGAAGGTGGTCGGCAAGGATATCGACAAGGTGCGCCTCGTCGTCTCGGGCGCCGGTGCCGCCGCGCTCGCCTGCCTCGACCTCCTGGTCAGGATGGGGCTGCCACGCCGGAACATCACCGTCACCGACATCGAAGGCGTGGTGTACAAGGGCCGCACGAAACTGATGGACCCCGACAAGGACGTCTACGCGATCGACACCGAAGCCCGCACGCTCGGCGAAGTGATCGCGGGAGCCGACGTGTTCCTTGGCGTGTCCGCCGGCAATGTACTCAAGGCCGAGATGGTCAAGCAGATGGCCGACCGTCCACTGATCCTCGCCCTCGCCAATCCGAACCCGGAGATTCATCCTGCGGAGGCAAGGGCGGCGCGGCCGGATGCAGTGATCGCGACCGGCCGCTCCGACTATCCGAACCAGGTCAACAACGTCCTCTGCTTCCCGTTCATCTTCCGTGGCGCGCTCGACGTCGGCGCGACCAGCATCAACGAAGAGATGAAGATCGCCGCCGTGCGCGCGATCGCGGAACTGGCCCAGGCCGAACAGTCCGACATCGTGGCCGAGGCCTACGGTACCGATTCGTCGCTGTCCTTCGGGCCCGACTACCTGATCCCGCGTCCGTTCGACCCGCGGCTGATCCTGAAGATAGCGCCCGCCGTGGCGAAGGCGGCGGTGGCCAGCGGCGTGGCGACCCGCCCGCTGACGGACTGGGACGCCTACGAACAGGAACTGAAGCAGTTCGTCTATCAGTCAGGCTTCGTGATGAAGCCGCTGTTCAGCGCCGCGAGGCACTCCCCCAAACGCGTGGTCTATGCCGAGGGCGAGGAAGAGAAGGTCCTGCGCGCCGTACAGATCGTCGTCGACGAGAAGCTCGCGCGGCCGATCCTGATCGGGCGCCCGGACGTGATCAACACCCGCATCGCGCGCCTGGGCCTGCGCATCCAGGAGGGCCGTGACTTCGAGATGGTCAACACCGAGAGCGATCCGCGCTACCGCGAATACTGGCAGCTGTACCACCAGATCATGGAGCGCGACGGGGTATCGGTCGAGTACGCCAAGCTCGAGATGCGGCGCCGTCCGACGCTGATCGGCGCGACGCTGGTGCGACAGGGTGAGGCCGACGCCATGCTTTGCGGTACCGTGGGCATCTACCAGCACCACCTGCGCTATATCGAACGCATGATCGGGCTCAAGCCGGGTGCCAAGACGTTCGGCGGCATGAATACCCTGATGCTGCCCAAGCGCACGCTGTTCATCGCCGACACCTACGTGAACTACGACCCGACCGCGGAGCAGCTGGTCGAGATCACCACGATGGCCGCCGAGGAAGTGCGCCGGTTCGGCATGGTGCCCAAGGTTGCACTGCTGTCGCATTCGAGCTTCGGCAGCCACGACTCGCCCTCCTCGCGCAAGATGCGCGAAGTGCTGGTCAGGCTGCGCGAGGTGGCGCCGGGGCTCGAGGTCGAGGGCGAGATGCACGGCGACGCCGCGATCTCGGAGGCGATCCGCAGCGCGCAGTTCCCGAACTCGCAGCTCAAGGGCGAGGCCAACCTGCTGATCATGCCGTCGATCGACGCCGCGAACATTGCGTTCAACCTGCTCAAGCAGGCGGCCGGCGATGGCATAACGGTCGGGCCGATCCTGCTCGGGGCGGCGAGGCCCGCGCACGTGATCACGCCGAGCGCCACGGTTCGACGTATCGTCAACATGACCGCCGTGGTGGTGGTCGATGCCGCCGGCAAGCCGGCGCTGTCCCTGTAG
- the atzF gene encoding allophanate hydrolase, whose translation MKLHDQSLDVLTLRAALAAGTVSARDVVEAVIARIAARADDPVWISRESDAALRARAAELDRLPAASRTAQGLPLFGIPFAVKDNIDVAGLPTTAGCSAFAYRPEATATAVQRLLDAGAIHVGKTNLDQFATGLVGVRSPYGVPVNTFDPAFVPGGSSSGSAVAVAAGLVSFSLGTDTAGSGRVPAAFNNIVGLKPTRGLVSNHGTVPACRSLDCIAVFAHNCLDARAVLDVIAAPDPLDPWSRSAPADASDAAMTDPRGLRFGVLAPADREFFGDARAAAAYDRAIDALVALGAVPVPFDYTPFAEAAALLYHGPWVAERYAAIRAFIEAQPQALHPVTLQITEGARRFSAADTFEAMYRLQELRAVCGKLWRGEGAIDLMLLPTAPTIYRLDEVEAEPLLLNTRLGRYTNFVNLLDLSAVAVPAGLRDDGLPTGVTMVGEAFREHALLDIGVRLQAALNASSGACGLPVPHAVGSAAPAPRPSPPTVSLAVVGAHLSGMPLNDQLTSRAARLVAATTTAPGYRLHALPGTVPPRPGLVRTGASAQGGTTGQRASIAVEVWELSVEAFGAFVAEVPPPLAIGTVTLADGSEVKGFVCEPAGLEGAIDISAFGGWRAYCEHVAGAPAR comes from the coding sequence ATGAAGCTCCACGACCAGTCCCTGGATGTGCTGACACTGCGCGCGGCGCTGGCCGCCGGTACCGTCAGCGCACGCGATGTCGTCGAGGCCGTCATCGCCCGGATCGCTGCGCGCGCCGACGATCCAGTCTGGATCAGCCGCGAGAGCGATGCCGCGCTGCGCGCACGCGCGGCGGAACTCGACCGATTGCCCGCAGCGAGCCGCACCGCGCAGGGTCTGCCGCTGTTCGGCATCCCTTTCGCGGTCAAGGACAACATCGATGTCGCCGGCTTGCCCACCACCGCAGGCTGCAGCGCCTTTGCCTACCGGCCTGAAGCCACGGCTACGGCGGTGCAGCGGCTGCTCGATGCCGGTGCCATCCATGTCGGCAAGACCAACCTCGACCAGTTCGCCACCGGGCTGGTCGGCGTACGCAGTCCGTATGGGGTGCCGGTCAACACCTTCGACCCCGCCTTCGTGCCGGGCGGATCCAGTTCCGGGTCGGCGGTCGCGGTGGCTGCCGGGCTGGTGAGCTTCTCGCTGGGCACCGATACCGCCGGTTCCGGCCGGGTACCGGCAGCCTTCAACAATATCGTCGGACTGAAACCGACCCGCGGCCTGGTGAGCAACCATGGCACGGTACCCGCCTGCCGCTCGCTCGACTGCATCGCCGTGTTCGCGCACAACTGCCTGGACGCCCGCGCGGTGCTCGATGTCATCGCCGCCCCGGATCCGCTCGATCCATGGTCGCGCAGTGCGCCCGCGGATGCCTCTGACGCCGCGATGACCGATCCGCGCGGACTGCGCTTCGGCGTGCTCGCGCCAGCCGACCGCGAATTCTTCGGCGATGCGCGTGCCGCCGCTGCCTACGATCGCGCTATCGATGCGCTGGTGGCACTGGGTGCGGTACCCGTGCCGTTCGACTACACACCATTCGCCGAAGCGGCAGCACTGCTCTACCACGGCCCCTGGGTCGCCGAACGCTATGCCGCGATCCGGGCCTTCATCGAAGCGCAGCCGCAGGCGCTGCACCCGGTGACCCTGCAGATCACCGAGGGCGCACGTCGCTTCAGCGCCGCCGACACCTTCGAGGCAATGTACCGTCTGCAGGAACTGCGCGCGGTCTGCGGCAAGCTCTGGCGCGGCGAAGGCGCGATCGACCTGATGCTGCTGCCCACCGCGCCGACGATCTATCGCCTCGACGAGGTCGAGGCCGAACCGTTGCTGCTCAATACCCGGCTCGGGCGATACACCAACTTCGTGAACCTGCTCGATCTCTCGGCGGTAGCGGTTCCTGCCGGCCTGCGTGACGACGGGCTGCCGACTGGTGTCACGATGGTCGGCGAGGCGTTTCGGGAACATGCACTGCTCGATATCGGCGTCCGGCTGCAGGCCGCGCTGAACGCTTCCAGCGGTGCCTGCGGCTTGCCGGTGCCGCACGCCGTCGGTTCTGCAGCGCCCGCGCCGCGCCCGTCGCCGCCGACGGTAAGCCTCGCGGTGGTCGGTGCCCATCTGTCGGGCATGCCGTTGAACGACCAGCTCACCAGCCGCGCTGCACGCCTGGTCGCTGCGACCACCACGGCGCCCGGGTACCGTCTGCATGCATTGCCCGGCACGGTGCCGCCGCGGCCGGGGCTGGTCCGGACCGGCGCCAGCGCGCAGGGTGGCACGACCGGCCAGCGCGCATCGATTGCCGTCGAAGTCTGGGAATTATCGGTCGAGGCGTTCGGCGCATTCGTCGCCGAGGTACCGCCACCGCTGGCGATCGGTACCGTCACGCTCGCTGACGGCAGTGAGGTCAAGGGCTTCGTCTGCGAACCGGCCGGCCTGGAGGGAGCGATCGATATCTCCGCGTTTGGTGGCTGGCGCGCCTACTGTGAGCACGTCGCGGGAGCACCCGCACGATGA
- a CDS encoding AtzE family amidohydrolase: MNESSDAGHPVAAETAASIACGVREGRIRALDVARAALDGIDRRNARYNAFTEVTRARALAEAAAVDTAIARGEVPGPLAGVPYAVKNLFDIEGLVTLAGSRINRDRTPATADASAVRRLRAAGAVLVGALNMDEYAYGFTTENSHYGPTRNPHDPARVAGGSSGGSAAAVAAGMVPFTLGTDTNGSIRVPASLCGLFGLKPTYGRLSRAGGYLFVGSLDHIGPLARSATDLALAYDAMQGPDASDPVCAQRPVEPTLPELGRGIDGLRIAVADGYFARPMADEARAAVQSVAAALGATMRVDIPEAGRGRAAAFLMTAIEGSLLHLPDLKARAGEFDPLIRDRMLAGALAPAQWLWQAHRVRRYVRDRALQVFDRCDVVIAPCTPVSAPVIGTEWITLEGEQMLARPNLGLFTQPISFLGWPVAAVPVARPSGALPIGVQVIAAPWREDLCLRVAARLERLGIAAAPAVLPH, encoded by the coding sequence GTGAACGAGTCGTCCGACGCGGGCCATCCGGTCGCTGCCGAGACGGCTGCATCGATCGCGTGTGGCGTTCGCGAGGGACGCATCCGCGCACTCGACGTGGCCCGCGCGGCGCTGGACGGCATCGACCGGCGCAACGCCCGCTACAACGCATTCACCGAAGTGACGCGCGCGCGCGCGCTGGCGGAAGCGGCAGCGGTGGATACGGCAATTGCCCGTGGCGAGGTGCCCGGTCCGCTCGCCGGCGTGCCTTACGCGGTGAAGAACCTGTTCGACATCGAGGGCCTGGTCACGCTCGCCGGATCGCGCATCAATCGCGACCGTACGCCCGCCACGGCCGATGCCAGCGCGGTTCGCCGGCTGCGTGCTGCCGGTGCCGTGCTGGTGGGCGCGTTGAACATGGACGAGTACGCCTACGGGTTCACTACCGAGAACAGCCACTACGGGCCGACGCGCAATCCGCATGACCCGGCGCGGGTGGCGGGCGGATCGTCAGGCGGCTCTGCGGCTGCCGTCGCCGCGGGAATGGTGCCATTCACGCTGGGCACCGACACCAACGGCTCGATCCGCGTGCCCGCGTCGCTGTGCGGCCTGTTCGGCCTCAAGCCGACCTACGGACGGCTGTCGCGCGCCGGCGGCTACCTGTTCGTCGGCAGTCTCGACCACATCGGCCCGCTCGCCCGATCGGCCACCGATCTGGCACTCGCCTACGATGCGATGCAGGGGCCGGATGCCTCGGACCCGGTCTGTGCGCAGCGGCCGGTCGAGCCCACCCTGCCCGAGCTCGGGCGCGGCATCGACGGGCTGCGTATCGCGGTGGCAGACGGTTACTTCGCCCGCCCGATGGCGGACGAGGCGCGCGCGGCGGTGCAGTCGGTTGCCGCAGCGCTTGGTGCGACGATGCGCGTGGACATTCCGGAGGCCGGGCGCGGCCGGGCTGCGGCGTTCCTGATGACCGCGATCGAGGGCAGCCTCCTGCACCTGCCCGACCTCAAGGCTCGCGCGGGCGAGTTCGACCCGCTGATCCGCGATCGGATGCTCGCCGGCGCGCTCGCTCCGGCGCAGTGGCTCTGGCAGGCGCACCGGGTGCGTCGGTACGTGCGCGATCGCGCGCTGCAGGTGTTCGATCGCTGCGACGTGGTGATCGCACCCTGTACTCCTGTGTCGGCGCCGGTGATCGGCACCGAGTGGATCACACTGGAAGGAGAGCAGATGCTGGCGCGGCCGAACCTCGGCCTGTTCACCCAGCCGATTTCCTTCCTGGGATGGCCCGTGGCCGCGGTCCCGGTCGCCCGCCCGTCCGGTGCGCTGCCGATCGGCGTGCAGGTGATTGCCGCGCCCTGGCGCGAGGATCTCTGCCTGCGCGTGGCCGCCCGACTCGAACGCCTCGGCATTGCGGCCGCACCGGCCGTGCTGCCACACTGA
- a CDS encoding NifU family protein has translation MPKIAEVEYTPNPNARKFVLKEPLTWGIARSFDHAGAAEADPLASALFDIAHVTNVYYVDHWITVTQDGLAPWDELLRELAVPIREAQAADSATEHLVTAAAVARTDMDASTLERLDRINALLDEQIRPYLQNDGGNLEVIDLTDTQLTVHYQGACGSCPSSTSGTLSAIENIVRTIEPELEVVAV, from the coding sequence ATGCCCAAGATCGCCGAAGTCGAATACACGCCGAATCCGAACGCCCGAAAGTTCGTGCTGAAAGAGCCGCTGACCTGGGGTATTGCGCGCTCGTTCGATCATGCGGGTGCCGCCGAGGCCGATCCGCTGGCCTCTGCCCTGTTCGACATCGCGCATGTGACGAATGTCTACTATGTCGACCACTGGATCACCGTCACTCAGGACGGGCTGGCACCGTGGGACGAGCTGCTGCGCGAGCTCGCGGTACCGATCCGCGAGGCGCAGGCGGCCGATTCCGCCACCGAGCACCTGGTGACAGCGGCGGCCGTGGCCCGCACCGACATGGACGCGTCCACGCTGGAGCGGCTCGATCGGATCAATGCGCTGCTCGACGAGCAGATCCGACCCTACTTGCAGAACGACGGCGGCAACCTCGAGGTGATCGACCTCACCGACACCCAGCTCACGGTGCACTACCAGGGCGCCTGCGGCAGCTGCCCGAGTTCCACCTCCGGGACCCTGTCTGCGATCGAGAACATCGTGCGCACGATCGAGCCCGAACTGGAAGTCGTCGCCGTATGA
- a CDS encoding metal-dependent hydrolase, with translation MSRGLEAPSGPGLAACMGVGFFAAVFPDIDGALALLSPTAYLLGHRGLTHSLLLLPVWAALLAWLFSSFGRRRECLKPFFVISAAALAVHVAGDVITSFGTLLLSPLSDRRFALSSVFIIDLWFSGIALAGVVGSLLLPRWRLPAVAALAALCGYVAFSSLQHDRAIEVGLARAAANGWPDATVSAMPRPVSPFNWMVTVENGERYEVAQVNLRRAEPLVAGEDAGFLRRLDAAYRPVELATWVTATRFGIDEDAREIAQAVWDQPGFETMRWFYALPALYAIQRASGEQCAWFQDLRFAVPGRASVPFRYGMCRASPSAPWQRFEMVGEDGRRPF, from the coding sequence GTGTCCCGCGGACTGGAAGCGCCCTCGGGGCCAGGGTTGGCCGCGTGCATGGGCGTGGGCTTCTTCGCCGCGGTCTTTCCGGACATCGACGGCGCGCTGGCCCTGCTGTCACCCACGGCGTATCTCCTCGGTCATCGCGGCCTGACGCACTCGCTGCTGCTGCTCCCGGTCTGGGCGGCCTTGCTGGCGTGGCTGTTCAGCAGCTTCGGGCGCAGGCGCGAATGCCTGAAGCCCTTCTTCGTGATCAGTGCCGCCGCGCTGGCGGTGCATGTCGCTGGCGACGTGATCACCAGCTTCGGCACGCTGCTGCTCTCGCCGCTGTCCGACCGGCGCTTCGCGCTGTCGAGCGTCTTCATCATCGACCTCTGGTTCAGTGGCATCGCTCTGGCCGGAGTCGTGGGCTCGCTGCTGCTGCCGCGCTGGCGCCTGCCGGCGGTGGCCGCACTGGCGGCGCTTTGCGGTTACGTCGCGTTCTCTTCGCTGCAGCACGATCGCGCGATCGAGGTCGGCCTCGCGCGGGCCGCGGCCAACGGCTGGCCGGATGCGACGGTGAGTGCCATGCCGCGGCCCGTATCCCCGTTCAACTGGATGGTGACCGTCGAGAACGGCGAGCGCTACGAGGTCGCGCAGGTCAACCTGCGCCGCGCGGAACCGCTGGTGGCTGGCGAGGACGCCGGGTTCCTGCGCCGGCTCGACGCGGCCTACCGCCCGGTCGAACTGGCCACATGGGTAACGGCGACGCGCTTCGGCATCGACGAGGATGCGCGCGAAATCGCGCAAGCCGTGTGGGACCAGCCGGGTTTCGAGACGATGCGCTGGTTCTATGCGCTGCCGGCGCTGTATGCGATTCAGCGCGCGAGCGGCGAGCAGTGTGCATGGTTCCAGGACCTGCGCTTTGCGGTACCCGGCCGCGCCTCGGTACCGTTCCGGTATGGCATGTGCCGCGCCAGCCCGTCCGCACCGTGGCAGCGTTTCGAGATGGTCGGCGAAGACGGGCGCCGGCCGTTCTGA
- a CDS encoding non-heme iron oxygenase ferredoxin subunit has protein sequence MSDWTIVAPAAEIEPGGYRSVDLDGTAVAVFNVGGAFFAIEDVCTHDGGRLAGGTVEGDQVVCPRHGARFCIRTGAALSAPAYEPTACLPVRVEQGEVQVRDDRWD, from the coding sequence ATGAGCGACTGGACGATCGTGGCGCCGGCGGCCGAGATCGAGCCCGGCGGCTACCGCAGCGTCGACCTCGACGGCACCGCCGTCGCCGTCTTCAACGTCGGTGGTGCGTTCTTCGCGATCGAGGATGTCTGCACCCATGACGGCGGTCGCCTGGCCGGCGGTACGGTCGAGGGCGACCAGGTGGTGTGCCCGCGCCATGGGGCGCGCTTCTGCATACGCACGGGCGCTGCGCTCAGCGCGCCGGCCTACGAGCCGACGGCCTGCCTGCCGGTGCGGGTGGAGCAGGGCGAAGTACAGGTCAGGGACGACCGGTGGGACTGA